One genomic segment of Hippoglossus hippoglossus isolate fHipHip1 chromosome 22, fHipHip1.pri, whole genome shotgun sequence includes these proteins:
- the LOC117755954 gene encoding DNA (cytosine-5)-methyltransferase 3A-like isoform X4, translated as MPSNTVTNATAAAFKGSDFTDSPGSRMGESTILDMDLKPEEKSAHSSAPCKSGKPGRKRKQFPVESCGALKDGVGNSYPGVGRPSMAQVHNGDMGGRRDRTSDACFPKQEKREVENGIPRGPSSCRAEDSSQGQSPSPSQENGFLASREEHDSERDNDSLMTPHKKRGRRKLERPTKYVELSEEDGADAVKTEAEKKAKLMSAMNAMKDHEEPETESQKEEVSIIKHPQPSKPPPQHQQPPQHQQPPQHQQPPQHQQPPQHQQPPPQSHTQCPSKPQYQQQSQLPKQQQQQQHQQQLPQQQPQQPTDPASPTVATTPEPVAIAGGDKSCPKSADTEPEYEDGRGFGIGELVWGKLRGFSWWPGRIVSWWMTGRSRAAEGTRWVMWFGDGKFSVVCVEKLLPLSSFNNAFHQPTYNKQPMYKKAIYEVLQSASSRAGKAFMACPDSDETETSKSVDMLNKQMIDWAMTGFQPTGPKALEPPEEERNPYKEVYPEIWAEPEAAAYTPPPAKKPRKSAVEKPKVRDIIDERTRERLVHEVRQKCRSIEDICISCGSLNVSREHPLFAGGMCQSCKNCFLECAYQYDDDGYQSYCTICCGGREVLMCGNNNCCRCFCVECVDLLVGQGAAHLAIKEDPWNCYMCGQKGVFGLLERRTDWPCRLQHFFANNHDQDFDPPKLYPPLMVEKRQPIRVLSLFDGIATGLLVLRELGIEVDRYIASEVCEDSITVGIVRHQGRIMYVGDVRNVTRKHIHEWGPFDLVIGGSPCNDLSIVNPARKGLFEGTGRLFFEFYRLLHEARPKEGEERPFFWLFENVVAMGVSDKRDISRFLECNPVMIDAKEVSAAHRARYFWGNLPGMNRPLSAMCSDRVDLQDCLEHGRTAKFGKVRTITTRSNSIKQGKDQHFPVYMNEKEDILWCTEMERIFGFPVHYTDVSNMSRLARQRLLGRSWSVPVIRHLFAPLKEYFACA; from the exons GGGGAGAGCACGATACTGGATATGGACCTGAAGCCGGAGGAGAAGTCTGCTCACAGCAGTGCCCCTTGTAAAAGTGGCAAGCCGGGAAGAAAGCGCAAGCAGTTTCCA GTTGAGAGCTGTGGCGCCCTCAAAGACGGAGTGGGCAACAGCTACCCCGGGGTTGGAAGGCCGTCCATGGCACAGGTCCACAACGGAGACATGGGCGGGCGCAGAGACAGGACGTCAGACGCCTGCTTCCCCAAACAGGAGAAGAGGGAAGTGGAGAACGGGATCCCCAGAGGCCCTTCCTCCTGCCGGGCAGAGGACAGCTCCCAGGGTCAGAGCCCGAGCCCTTCCCAGGAGAACGGATTCCTGGCCAGTCGCGAGGAGCACGACTCAGAAAGAGACAACGACAGCCTGATGACGCCGCACAAGAAAAGAGGGAGGCGGAAACTGGAACGCCCAACgaaat ATGTGGAGCTCTCGGAGGAGGACGGGGCCGATGCTGTCAAGACCGAG GCAGAGAAAAAGGCCAAACTGATGTCAGCGATGAACGCAATGAAGGATCACGAGGAGCCTGAAACAGAGAGCCAGAAAGAAGAGGTCTCAATAATAAAGCACCCGCAGCCTTCGAAGCCGCCGCCGCAGCATCAGCAGCCGCCGCAGCATCAGCAGCCGCCGCAGCATCAGCAGCCACCGCAGCATCAGCAGCCGCCGCAGCATCAGCAGCCGCCACCTCAGTCACACACTCAGTGTCCGTCTAAGCCTCAGTATCAACAGCAATCACAGCTGCcaaagcaacagcagcagcagcaacatcagcagcagctgcctcagcagcagccgcagcaacCCACTGACCCAGCCTCCCCTACTGTGGCCACGACCCCCGAGCCTGTCGCCATCGCAGGCGGAGACAAGTCGTGCCCCAAGTCTGCAGACACTGAGCCCGAGTATGAG GACGGTCGTGGTTTTGGCATCGGCGAGCTGGTTTGGGGGAAGCTGCGAGGGTTCTCGTGGTGGCCAGGCCGCATCGTATCCTGGTGGATGACGGGACGGAGCAGAGCTGCCGAGGGAACCAGATGGGTCATGTGGTTTGGAGATGGAAAATTCTCAGTG GTCTGTGTAGAGAAACTCTTGCCTTTAAGTTCCTTTAACAATGCCTTTCACCAACCAACTTACAACAAGCAGCCCATGTACAAGAAAGCCATCTACGAAGTGCTACAG TCGGCCAGCAGCCGGGCAGGCAAAGCCTTCATGGCCTGTCCTGACAGTGATGAGACGGAAACCTCCAAATCAGTGGACATGCTGAACAAGCAGATGATCGACTGGGCCATGACAGGGTTTCAGCCCACTGGACCCAAGGCCTTAGAGCCACCTGAGG AGGAGCGTAACCCGTACAAAGAGGTGTACCCTGAGATATGGGCGGAGCCAGAGGCCGCAGCCTACACGCCTCCTCCGGCCAAAAAGCCTCGCAAAAGCGCAGTGGAGAAACCCAAGGTCAGGGACATCATCGACGAGAGGACACGAG agcgGCTTGTTCATGAAGTGAGACAAAAGTGCCGCAGCATAGAGG ACATCTGTATCTCCTGTGGAAGTCTGAACGTTAGCCGTGAGCACCCACTGTTCGCTGGGGGAATGTGCCAGAGCTGTAAG AACTGCTTCCTCGAGTGCGCATATCAATATGATGATGACGGTTACCAGTCGTACTGCACGATCTGCTGCGGAGGACGAGAGGTGCTCATGTGTGGAAACAACAACTGTTGTCG gtgtttctgtgtggagtgCGTCGACCTCCTCGTCGGACAAGGAGCCGCCCACCTCGCCATCAAAGAGGACCCGTGGAACTGCTACATGTGCGGTCAGAAGGGCGTGTTCGGTCTGTTGGAGCGCCGCACCGACTGGCCCTGCCGCCTGCAGCACTTCTTTGCAAATAATCACGACCAGGATTTT GATCCACCAAAGCTTTACCCCCCACTCATGGTGGAGAAGAGGCAGCCCATTCGTGTCCTGTCGCTATTTGATGGCATCGCAACAG GACTGCTGGTGCTGAGAGAACTTGGCATCGAAGTAGATCGCTACATAGCCTCTGAAGTGTGTGAAGACTCCATCACTGTGGGCATTGTCCGGCATCAGGGTCGCATCATGTATGTCGGCGATGTGAGGAACGTCACGCGCAAACAT ATACACGAGTGGGGACCTTTCGACCTAGTTATTGGAGGAAGCCCCTGCAATGACCTTTCTATAGTCAACCCTGCGAGGAAAGGTCTTTTCG AGGGCACCGGCCGCCTGTTCTTTGAGTTTTACAGGCTGCTCCACGAGGCTCGTCCGAAGGAGGGGGAAGAGCGGCCTTTCTTCTGGCTCTTTGAAAACGTGGTTGCCATGGGCGTCAGCGATAAGAGGGACATCTCTCGCTTTTTAGAG tgCAACCCGGTGATGATCGACGCCAAGGAGGTGTCCGCTGCCCACCGTGCCCGCTACTTCTGGGGTAACCTTCCTGGCATGAACAG GCCTTTGTCCGCGATGTGCTCTGACAGGGTGGATCTCCAGGACTGTTTAGAACACGGCAGGACAGCTAAG TTTGGCAAAGTGAGGACCATCACCACCAGGTCTAACTCCATCAAGCAGGGCAAGGACCAGCACTTCCCCGTCTACATGAACGAGAAGGAGGACATTCTCTGGTGCACTGAGATGGAGAG GATCTTCGGCTTTCCGGTCCACTACACGGACGTGTCCAACATGAGCCGACTGGCGAGGCAGAGGCTCCTGGGCAGGTCATGGAGCGTCCCGGTCATCCGCCACCTGTTTGCACCACTCAAAGAATACTTTGCCTGCGCTTGA
- the LOC117755954 gene encoding DNA (cytosine-5)-methyltransferase 3A-like isoform X3: protein MPSNTVTNATAAAFKGSDFTDSPGSRMGESTILDMDLKPEEKSAHSSAPCKSGKPGRKRKQFPVESCGALKDGVGNSYPGVGRPSMAQVHNGDMGGRRDRTSDACFPKQEKREVENGIPRGPSSCRAEDSSQGQSPSPSQENGFLASREEHDSERDNDSLMTPHKKRGRRKLERPTKYVELSEEDGADAVKTEGGRGRLRGGVGWESGLRQRPIPRITFQAGDPYYINKRTREEWLAKWKMEAEKKAKLMSAMNAMKDHEEPETESQKEEVSIIKHPQPSKPPPPPQHQQPPPQSHTQCPSKPQYQQQSQLPKQQQQQQHQQQLPQQQPQQPTDPASPTVATTPEPVAIAGGDKSCPKSADTEPEYEDGRGFGIGELVWGKLRGFSWWPGRIVSWWMTGRSRAAEGTRWVMWFGDGKFSVVCVEKLLPLSSFNNAFHQPTYNKQPMYKKAIYEVLQSASSRAGKAFMACPDSDETETSKSVDMLNKQMIDWAMTGFQPTGPKALEPPEEERNPYKEVYPEIWAEPEAAAYTPPPAKKPRKSAVEKPKVRDIIDERTRERLVHEVRQKCRSIEDICISCGSLNVSREHPLFAGGMCQSCKNCFLECAYQYDDDGYQSYCTICCGGREVLMCGNNNCCRCFCVECVDLLVGQGAAHLAIKEDPWNCYMCGQKGVFGLLERRTDWPCRLQHFFANNHDQDFDPPKLYPPLMVEKRQPIRVLSLFDGIATGLLVLRELGIEVDRYIASEVCEDSITVGIVRHQGRIMYVGDVRNVTRKHIHEWGPFDLVIGGSPCNDLSIVNPARKGLFEGTGRLFFEFYRLLHEARPKEGEERPFFWLFENVVAMGVSDKRDISRFLECNPVMIDAKEVSAAHRARYFWGNLPGMNRLVCEWPLSAMCSDRVDLQDCLEHGRTAKFGKVRTITTRSNSIKQGKDQHFPVYMNEKEDILWCTEMERIFGFPVHYTDVSNMSRLARQRLLGRSWSVPVIRHLFAPLKEYFACA, encoded by the exons GGGGAGAGCACGATACTGGATATGGACCTGAAGCCGGAGGAGAAGTCTGCTCACAGCAGTGCCCCTTGTAAAAGTGGCAAGCCGGGAAGAAAGCGCAAGCAGTTTCCA GTTGAGAGCTGTGGCGCCCTCAAAGACGGAGTGGGCAACAGCTACCCCGGGGTTGGAAGGCCGTCCATGGCACAGGTCCACAACGGAGACATGGGCGGGCGCAGAGACAGGACGTCAGACGCCTGCTTCCCCAAACAGGAGAAGAGGGAAGTGGAGAACGGGATCCCCAGAGGCCCTTCCTCCTGCCGGGCAGAGGACAGCTCCCAGGGTCAGAGCCCGAGCCCTTCCCAGGAGAACGGATTCCTGGCCAGTCGCGAGGAGCACGACTCAGAAAGAGACAACGACAGCCTGATGACGCCGCACAAGAAAAGAGGGAGGCGGAAACTGGAACGCCCAACgaaat ATGTGGAGCTCTCGGAGGAGGACGGGGCCGATGCTGTCAAGACCGAG GGAGGTCGAGGCAGGCTGCGAGGGGGAGTTGGTTGGGAGAGCGGCCTTCGTCAGAGGCCCATACCCAGAATAACCTTCCAGGCTGGTGACCCTTATTACATTAACAAGCGGACCAGAGAGGAGTGGCTGGCCAAGTGGAAGATGGAG GCAGAGAAAAAGGCCAAACTGATGTCAGCGATGAACGCAATGAAGGATCACGAGGAGCCTGAAACAGAGAGCCAGAAAGAAGAGGTCTCAATAATAAAGCACCCGCAGCCTTCGAAGCCGCCGCC GCCGCCGCAGCATCAGCAGCCGCCACCTCAGTCACACACTCAGTGTCCGTCTAAGCCTCAGTATCAACAGCAATCACAGCTGCcaaagcaacagcagcagcagcaacatcagcagcagctgcctcagcagcagccgcagcaacCCACTGACCCAGCCTCCCCTACTGTGGCCACGACCCCCGAGCCTGTCGCCATCGCAGGCGGAGACAAGTCGTGCCCCAAGTCTGCAGACACTGAGCCCGAGTATGAG GACGGTCGTGGTTTTGGCATCGGCGAGCTGGTTTGGGGGAAGCTGCGAGGGTTCTCGTGGTGGCCAGGCCGCATCGTATCCTGGTGGATGACGGGACGGAGCAGAGCTGCCGAGGGAACCAGATGGGTCATGTGGTTTGGAGATGGAAAATTCTCAGTG GTCTGTGTAGAGAAACTCTTGCCTTTAAGTTCCTTTAACAATGCCTTTCACCAACCAACTTACAACAAGCAGCCCATGTACAAGAAAGCCATCTACGAAGTGCTACAG TCGGCCAGCAGCCGGGCAGGCAAAGCCTTCATGGCCTGTCCTGACAGTGATGAGACGGAAACCTCCAAATCAGTGGACATGCTGAACAAGCAGATGATCGACTGGGCCATGACAGGGTTTCAGCCCACTGGACCCAAGGCCTTAGAGCCACCTGAGG AGGAGCGTAACCCGTACAAAGAGGTGTACCCTGAGATATGGGCGGAGCCAGAGGCCGCAGCCTACACGCCTCCTCCGGCCAAAAAGCCTCGCAAAAGCGCAGTGGAGAAACCCAAGGTCAGGGACATCATCGACGAGAGGACACGAG agcgGCTTGTTCATGAAGTGAGACAAAAGTGCCGCAGCATAGAGG ACATCTGTATCTCCTGTGGAAGTCTGAACGTTAGCCGTGAGCACCCACTGTTCGCTGGGGGAATGTGCCAGAGCTGTAAG AACTGCTTCCTCGAGTGCGCATATCAATATGATGATGACGGTTACCAGTCGTACTGCACGATCTGCTGCGGAGGACGAGAGGTGCTCATGTGTGGAAACAACAACTGTTGTCG gtgtttctgtgtggagtgCGTCGACCTCCTCGTCGGACAAGGAGCCGCCCACCTCGCCATCAAAGAGGACCCGTGGAACTGCTACATGTGCGGTCAGAAGGGCGTGTTCGGTCTGTTGGAGCGCCGCACCGACTGGCCCTGCCGCCTGCAGCACTTCTTTGCAAATAATCACGACCAGGATTTT GATCCACCAAAGCTTTACCCCCCACTCATGGTGGAGAAGAGGCAGCCCATTCGTGTCCTGTCGCTATTTGATGGCATCGCAACAG GACTGCTGGTGCTGAGAGAACTTGGCATCGAAGTAGATCGCTACATAGCCTCTGAAGTGTGTGAAGACTCCATCACTGTGGGCATTGTCCGGCATCAGGGTCGCATCATGTATGTCGGCGATGTGAGGAACGTCACGCGCAAACAT ATACACGAGTGGGGACCTTTCGACCTAGTTATTGGAGGAAGCCCCTGCAATGACCTTTCTATAGTCAACCCTGCGAGGAAAGGTCTTTTCG AGGGCACCGGCCGCCTGTTCTTTGAGTTTTACAGGCTGCTCCACGAGGCTCGTCCGAAGGAGGGGGAAGAGCGGCCTTTCTTCTGGCTCTTTGAAAACGTGGTTGCCATGGGCGTCAGCGATAAGAGGGACATCTCTCGCTTTTTAGAG tgCAACCCGGTGATGATCGACGCCAAGGAGGTGTCCGCTGCCCACCGTGCCCGCTACTTCTGGGGTAACCTTCCTGGCATGAACAGGTTGGTGTGTGAATG GCCTTTGTCCGCGATGTGCTCTGACAGGGTGGATCTCCAGGACTGTTTAGAACACGGCAGGACAGCTAAG TTTGGCAAAGTGAGGACCATCACCACCAGGTCTAACTCCATCAAGCAGGGCAAGGACCAGCACTTCCCCGTCTACATGAACGAGAAGGAGGACATTCTCTGGTGCACTGAGATGGAGAG GATCTTCGGCTTTCCGGTCCACTACACGGACGTGTCCAACATGAGCCGACTGGCGAGGCAGAGGCTCCTGGGCAGGTCATGGAGCGTCCCGGTCATCCGCCACCTGTTTGCACCACTCAAAGAATACTTTGCCTGCGCTTGA
- the LOC117755954 gene encoding DNA (cytosine-5)-methyltransferase 3A-like isoform X1 gives MPSNTVTNATAAAFKGSDFTDSPGSRMGESTILDMDLKPEEKSAHSSAPCKSGKPGRKRKQFPVESCGALKDGVGNSYPGVGRPSMAQVHNGDMGGRRDRTSDACFPKQEKREVENGIPRGPSSCRAEDSSQGQSPSPSQENGFLASREEHDSERDNDSLMTPHKKRGRRKLERPTKYVELSEEDGADAVKTEGGRGRLRGGVGWESGLRQRPIPRITFQAGDPYYINKRTREEWLAKWKMEAEKKAKLMSAMNAMKDHEEPETESQKEEVSIIKHPQPSKPPPQHQQPPQHQQPPQHQQPPQHQQPPQHQQPPPQSHTQCPSKPQYQQQSQLPKQQQQQQHQQQLPQQQPQQPTDPASPTVATTPEPVAIAGGDKSCPKSADTEPEYEDGRGFGIGELVWGKLRGFSWWPGRIVSWWMTGRSRAAEGTRWVMWFGDGKFSVVCVEKLLPLSSFNNAFHQPTYNKQPMYKKAIYEVLQSASSRAGKAFMACPDSDETETSKSVDMLNKQMIDWAMTGFQPTGPKALEPPEEERNPYKEVYPEIWAEPEAAAYTPPPAKKPRKSAVEKPKVRDIIDERTRERLVHEVRQKCRSIEDICISCGSLNVSREHPLFAGGMCQSCKNCFLECAYQYDDDGYQSYCTICCGGREVLMCGNNNCCRCFCVECVDLLVGQGAAHLAIKEDPWNCYMCGQKGVFGLLERRTDWPCRLQHFFANNHDQDFDPPKLYPPLMVEKRQPIRVLSLFDGIATGLLVLRELGIEVDRYIASEVCEDSITVGIVRHQGRIMYVGDVRNVTRKHIHEWGPFDLVIGGSPCNDLSIVNPARKGLFEGTGRLFFEFYRLLHEARPKEGEERPFFWLFENVVAMGVSDKRDISRFLECNPVMIDAKEVSAAHRARYFWGNLPGMNRLVCEWPLSAMCSDRVDLQDCLEHGRTAKFGKVRTITTRSNSIKQGKDQHFPVYMNEKEDILWCTEMERIFGFPVHYTDVSNMSRLARQRLLGRSWSVPVIRHLFAPLKEYFACA, from the exons GGGGAGAGCACGATACTGGATATGGACCTGAAGCCGGAGGAGAAGTCTGCTCACAGCAGTGCCCCTTGTAAAAGTGGCAAGCCGGGAAGAAAGCGCAAGCAGTTTCCA GTTGAGAGCTGTGGCGCCCTCAAAGACGGAGTGGGCAACAGCTACCCCGGGGTTGGAAGGCCGTCCATGGCACAGGTCCACAACGGAGACATGGGCGGGCGCAGAGACAGGACGTCAGACGCCTGCTTCCCCAAACAGGAGAAGAGGGAAGTGGAGAACGGGATCCCCAGAGGCCCTTCCTCCTGCCGGGCAGAGGACAGCTCCCAGGGTCAGAGCCCGAGCCCTTCCCAGGAGAACGGATTCCTGGCCAGTCGCGAGGAGCACGACTCAGAAAGAGACAACGACAGCCTGATGACGCCGCACAAGAAAAGAGGGAGGCGGAAACTGGAACGCCCAACgaaat ATGTGGAGCTCTCGGAGGAGGACGGGGCCGATGCTGTCAAGACCGAG GGAGGTCGAGGCAGGCTGCGAGGGGGAGTTGGTTGGGAGAGCGGCCTTCGTCAGAGGCCCATACCCAGAATAACCTTCCAGGCTGGTGACCCTTATTACATTAACAAGCGGACCAGAGAGGAGTGGCTGGCCAAGTGGAAGATGGAG GCAGAGAAAAAGGCCAAACTGATGTCAGCGATGAACGCAATGAAGGATCACGAGGAGCCTGAAACAGAGAGCCAGAAAGAAGAGGTCTCAATAATAAAGCACCCGCAGCCTTCGAAGCCGCCGCCGCAGCATCAGCAGCCGCCGCAGCATCAGCAGCCGCCGCAGCATCAGCAGCCACCGCAGCATCAGCAGCCGCCGCAGCATCAGCAGCCGCCACCTCAGTCACACACTCAGTGTCCGTCTAAGCCTCAGTATCAACAGCAATCACAGCTGCcaaagcaacagcagcagcagcaacatcagcagcagctgcctcagcagcagccgcagcaacCCACTGACCCAGCCTCCCCTACTGTGGCCACGACCCCCGAGCCTGTCGCCATCGCAGGCGGAGACAAGTCGTGCCCCAAGTCTGCAGACACTGAGCCCGAGTATGAG GACGGTCGTGGTTTTGGCATCGGCGAGCTGGTTTGGGGGAAGCTGCGAGGGTTCTCGTGGTGGCCAGGCCGCATCGTATCCTGGTGGATGACGGGACGGAGCAGAGCTGCCGAGGGAACCAGATGGGTCATGTGGTTTGGAGATGGAAAATTCTCAGTG GTCTGTGTAGAGAAACTCTTGCCTTTAAGTTCCTTTAACAATGCCTTTCACCAACCAACTTACAACAAGCAGCCCATGTACAAGAAAGCCATCTACGAAGTGCTACAG TCGGCCAGCAGCCGGGCAGGCAAAGCCTTCATGGCCTGTCCTGACAGTGATGAGACGGAAACCTCCAAATCAGTGGACATGCTGAACAAGCAGATGATCGACTGGGCCATGACAGGGTTTCAGCCCACTGGACCCAAGGCCTTAGAGCCACCTGAGG AGGAGCGTAACCCGTACAAAGAGGTGTACCCTGAGATATGGGCGGAGCCAGAGGCCGCAGCCTACACGCCTCCTCCGGCCAAAAAGCCTCGCAAAAGCGCAGTGGAGAAACCCAAGGTCAGGGACATCATCGACGAGAGGACACGAG agcgGCTTGTTCATGAAGTGAGACAAAAGTGCCGCAGCATAGAGG ACATCTGTATCTCCTGTGGAAGTCTGAACGTTAGCCGTGAGCACCCACTGTTCGCTGGGGGAATGTGCCAGAGCTGTAAG AACTGCTTCCTCGAGTGCGCATATCAATATGATGATGACGGTTACCAGTCGTACTGCACGATCTGCTGCGGAGGACGAGAGGTGCTCATGTGTGGAAACAACAACTGTTGTCG gtgtttctgtgtggagtgCGTCGACCTCCTCGTCGGACAAGGAGCCGCCCACCTCGCCATCAAAGAGGACCCGTGGAACTGCTACATGTGCGGTCAGAAGGGCGTGTTCGGTCTGTTGGAGCGCCGCACCGACTGGCCCTGCCGCCTGCAGCACTTCTTTGCAAATAATCACGACCAGGATTTT GATCCACCAAAGCTTTACCCCCCACTCATGGTGGAGAAGAGGCAGCCCATTCGTGTCCTGTCGCTATTTGATGGCATCGCAACAG GACTGCTGGTGCTGAGAGAACTTGGCATCGAAGTAGATCGCTACATAGCCTCTGAAGTGTGTGAAGACTCCATCACTGTGGGCATTGTCCGGCATCAGGGTCGCATCATGTATGTCGGCGATGTGAGGAACGTCACGCGCAAACAT ATACACGAGTGGGGACCTTTCGACCTAGTTATTGGAGGAAGCCCCTGCAATGACCTTTCTATAGTCAACCCTGCGAGGAAAGGTCTTTTCG AGGGCACCGGCCGCCTGTTCTTTGAGTTTTACAGGCTGCTCCACGAGGCTCGTCCGAAGGAGGGGGAAGAGCGGCCTTTCTTCTGGCTCTTTGAAAACGTGGTTGCCATGGGCGTCAGCGATAAGAGGGACATCTCTCGCTTTTTAGAG tgCAACCCGGTGATGATCGACGCCAAGGAGGTGTCCGCTGCCCACCGTGCCCGCTACTTCTGGGGTAACCTTCCTGGCATGAACAGGTTGGTGTGTGAATG GCCTTTGTCCGCGATGTGCTCTGACAGGGTGGATCTCCAGGACTGTTTAGAACACGGCAGGACAGCTAAG TTTGGCAAAGTGAGGACCATCACCACCAGGTCTAACTCCATCAAGCAGGGCAAGGACCAGCACTTCCCCGTCTACATGAACGAGAAGGAGGACATTCTCTGGTGCACTGAGATGGAGAG GATCTTCGGCTTTCCGGTCCACTACACGGACGTGTCCAACATGAGCCGACTGGCGAGGCAGAGGCTCCTGGGCAGGTCATGGAGCGTCCCGGTCATCCGCCACCTGTTTGCACCACTCAAAGAATACTTTGCCTGCGCTTGA